ACATTCCCCGAAGCTTCAATTTTCACCCGGCTATCGTGCTGGCGAATCAACTGCATCGCCTCACGCATCATATCCACAGGCATATTGTCCAACATAATAATGTCAGCATTGTGCTGCAAAGCTTCTTTCACCTGCTCTAAACTTTCTGTCTCTACCTCTATAGTCAAAGGATAAGGAATCCGAGAACGAATACGGGTAACAGCTTCTCCAATTCCCCCAGCCGCAGCAATGTGATTATCCTTAATCATCACCGCATCATCCAACCCCATACGGTGATTAATCGCCCCACCCAAAGCAGTCGCGTACTTTTCCAATAGTCTCAGCCCTGGTGTAGTTTTGCGCGTATCCACCAACTGAGCAGGTAAATCAGCAATTTTCTCTATATATATATTAGTGAGCGTAGCAATCCCACTCAAGTGCATAGCTAAATTCAGAGCAACTCGTTCCCCCATCAGTAGCGCATCTAGCGAACCATGAATTTCAGCTACCACCTGTCCCGGCTCACACCATGTACCTTCAGCCGCAACCGCCACAAAGCTGACTTTTTCATTCAAAATTTGAAATACCCTAGCTGCAACTGGTAAACCAGCAATTATTCCTGAAGCTTTAGCTATCCATAAAGCCTTACCTAGCGTCACATCTTCTACTAATAGCGCACTTGTTGTGCGATCTCCCCTACCAATATCCTCCAACAAGCAGCCGCGCAAGATTGAATCTAAAACCAGCCAAGGCGGTAAAACAGCATAACTGCTCACAAATTTATTGTTTT
This Nostoc sp. KVJ3 DNA region includes the following protein-coding sequences:
- the nadC gene encoding carboxylating nicotinate-nucleotide diphosphorylase, with protein sequence MSSYAVLPPWLVLDSILRGCLLEDIGRGDRTTSALLVEDVTLGKALWIAKASGIIAGLPVAARVFQILNEKVSFVAVAAEGTWCEPGQVVAEIHGSLDALLMGERVALNLAMHLSGIATLTNIYIEKIADLPAQLVDTRKTTPGLRLLEKYATALGGAINHRMGLDDAVMIKDNHIAAAGGIGEAVTRIRSRIPYPLTIEVETESLEQVKEALQHNADIIMLDNMPVDMMREAMQLIRQHDSRVKIEASGNVTLETIRGIAETGVDYISSSAPITQSKWLDLSMRIIL